A genomic stretch from Chitinophagaceae bacterium includes:
- a CDS encoding M56 family metallopeptidase, with product MPFIIDYLLKVSIALAVVFLFYQLVLRRLTFYNWNRWYLAGYSLLCFFIPFMNITDFLFRHELQQNNFVQIIPSLQQIQLVQQQEAFWNAGTIMLAIFTGGVLIMGIRVLLQLISLKRIKAKATLLNSGEVKLYHINESIVPFSFHDAIYINKELHTEVELKEIIRHEFVHVKQKHSLDILLAELLCIVLWFNPIAWLLRKAIRQNLEFIADHKVLEDGLDKKQYQYLLLKVVGNSQFSITPKFNFSSLKNRIAMMNKMKSARVQIIRFLFVLPLIAVLLLAFREVKLQERKQEFLQPTAILTDTVPADNISSVDVTKSNGKNNVRIVMKDGTVENYNLNDADQKNAFEKKYGKILQPPPPPAQGTTAANKDIQTVDIMKENGKEIIRIRLKNGTVETYDLNDPKQKETLEKKYGTTITTPPPPPPTVETLAVISPAKEQLTPNEKGYYLTIADNNGECVVIVKDKKKKLLKR from the coding sequence ATGCCTTTTATTATAGACTATCTTTTAAAAGTTTCCATTGCACTTGCAGTTGTGTTTTTATTTTATCAGCTGGTTTTGCGCCGTTTAACTTTTTATAACTGGAACAGGTGGTACCTGGCGGGGTACAGTCTGTTGTGCTTTTTTATACCATTCATGAACATTACTGATTTCCTGTTCAGACATGAATTACAGCAAAACAATTTTGTTCAGATCATTCCGTCTTTACAGCAGATTCAGCTTGTACAACAACAGGAAGCTTTCTGGAATGCAGGAACAATCATGCTTGCAATATTCACCGGTGGTGTTTTAATCATGGGTATTCGTGTATTGCTGCAGTTGATATCATTGAAGCGGATTAAAGCAAAAGCCACCCTGCTCAATAGCGGTGAAGTGAAGCTGTACCATATCAATGAATCAATTGTTCCCTTTTCTTTTCATGATGCTATTTATATCAATAAAGAGCTGCATACAGAAGTCGAACTGAAGGAAATTATCCGCCATGAGTTTGTGCATGTAAAGCAAAAGCACAGTCTTGATATATTGCTGGCTGAACTTTTATGTATTGTATTATGGTTTAATCCCATTGCCTGGTTGCTGCGTAAAGCCATCCGTCAAAACCTTGAATTTATTGCTGATCATAAAGTACTGGAAGATGGGCTTGATAAAAAACAATACCAGTACCTGCTGCTGAAAGTAGTTGGTAACAGCCAGTTCAGCATTACACCAAAATTTAATTTCTCATCTTTAAAAAATCGTATTGCCATGATGAACAAAATGAAATCTGCACGGGTGCAGATAATCCGATTCTTATTTGTGCTGCCGTTGATAGCGGTGTTATTACTTGCATTCAGGGAAGTGAAACTGCAGGAACGGAAGCAGGAGTTTTTGCAACCAACAGCTATATTAACTGATACTGTTCCGGCAGATAATATCAGTTCTGTTGATGTAACAAAAAGTAATGGAAAGAATAATGTAAGGATTGTGATGAAAGATGGGACTGTTGAAAATTATAACCTGAATGATGCAGATCAAAAGAACGCCTTTGAGAAAAAATATGGTAAAATACTTCAGCCACCTCCACCTCCGGCTCAGGGAACAACAGCTGCTAATAAAGACATTCAAACTGTTGATATAATGAAGGAAAATGGTAAAGAGATTATCCGGATCAGGTTAAAAAATGGCACAGTTGAAACCTATGATCTGAATGATCCTAAGCAAAAAGAAACACTGGAGAAAAAGTACGGCACTACAATTACCACTCCTCCGCCACCACCTCCTACGGTAGAAACACTGGCAGTTATCAGTCCGGCAAAGGAACAGCTTACTCCAAATGAAAAAGGCTATTATCTCACAATTGCAGATAATAATGGCGAATGTGTTGTTATTGTAAAAGACAAAAAGAAAAAATTATTGAAGCGTTAA
- a CDS encoding BlaI/MecI/CopY family transcriptional regulator has protein sequence MLEKLTQQEEEAMQAVWRNGEGNVKAFLDNLDIDIPYTTLASTVKNLEKKGFLSSRLVGNAYLYKPAITEEEYKKKFMNGFVKEYFENSYKELVNFFVEQKKLSPEELKEIVEMIEGKK, from the coding sequence ATGTTAGAGAAGCTCACACAACAGGAAGAAGAAGCGATGCAGGCTGTTTGGCGAAATGGTGAAGGCAATGTAAAAGCCTTTTTAGATAACCTGGATATAGATATTCCTTACACAACACTTGCATCAACCGTTAAGAATCTTGAAAAGAAGGGATTTCTTTCCAGCAGGCTGGTGGGTAATGCCTATTTATATAAGCCGGCCATCACTGAAGAAGAGTACAAAAAGAAATTCATGAATGGCTTTGTAAAGGAGTATTTCGAAAACTCTTATAAGGAGCTGGTGAATTTTTTTGTGGAGCAAAAGAAATTATCGCCTGAAGAATTGAAAGAAATAGTGGAGATGATTGAAGGGAAGAAGTGA
- a CDS encoding SRPBCC family protein produces the protein MIILYVILGIIAFVLLVAAILPGKYLIEKTVIIQRPAAEIYNKVANLNYYKEWNPWQKQDPDALSTISGEPGHIGHKYHWNGKKVGEGHLTIRSTAPGKAVNFDLQFIKPWKAQAMDAWDFTETTDGTRTVWRNTGDLPFPMARLMGPYLNKQLNKQFEEGLQSLKEVCEK, from the coding sequence ATGATCATTCTTTATGTCATTCTCGGCATCATTGCCTTTGTATTGCTGGTTGCAGCAATATTGCCGGGTAAGTATCTCATAGAAAAAACAGTCATTATTCAGCGCCCTGCTGCTGAAATTTATAATAAAGTGGCCAACCTTAATTATTACAAAGAATGGAATCCCTGGCAAAAGCAGGATCCCGATGCTCTGTCAACCATCAGTGGTGAACCTGGGCATATCGGACATAAGTATCACTGGAATGGAAAAAAAGTGGGCGAAGGGCATTTAACAATTCGCTCAACTGCACCCGGCAAGGCTGTGAATTTTGATCTGCAATTTATAAAGCCATGGAAAGCCCAGGCAATGGACGCATGGGATTTTACAGAAACAACAGATGGTACCCGAACGGTTTGGCGCAATACAGGCGATCTGCCTTTTCCTATGGCCCGGCTGATGGGGCCTTACCTGAACAAGCAACTCAATAAACAGTTTGAAGAGGGTTTGCAAAGCCTGAAAGAAGTATGTGAGAAATGA